A window of Ictidomys tridecemlineatus isolate mIctTri1 chromosome 15, mIctTri1.hap1, whole genome shotgun sequence contains these coding sequences:
- the Znf8 gene encoding zinc finger protein 8 isoform X1: MDSEHEAAAVAMAARPAAARLQEPVTFRDVAVDFTQEEWGQLEPAQRTLYRDVMLETFGHLLSVGPELPKPEVISQLEQGAELWVVGKGVAQGCHPGWELASTGLASPKQGPPEEELSPVTERQGLPRDTPCPSTTEGAWEHEVLGQPIRKGQDSLRGLEFFLEEAPLQNQGTKSLKFGENCVLSSNPDAFPEISRREYFCTYDSQVPSSEHSSGLVSQQTGSPETQPCGSHSCRRTPEQAAPAAEPLRSQVQDKPYKCADCGKAFNHNAHLTVHKRIHTGERPYMCKECGKAFSQNSSLVQHERIHTGDKPYKCAECGKSFCHSTHLTVHRRIHTGEKPYECQDCGRAFNQNSSLGRHKRTHTGEKPYTCSVCGKSFSRTTCLFLHLRTHTEERPYECNHCGKGFRHSSSLAQHQRKHAGEKPYECQQRLIFEQTPALTKHVWADTLGCSPPLTQEERTHRSDRPFRCNQCGKCFIQSSHLIRHQITHTRDEEPGGRPRRRCGRSSLRRHQPTKAGESPGDQPKAGQPAGGALALFDIHEIMQEKSPVHVIGVGEPSMGASMLFDIREST, from the exons ATGGACTCCGAACACGAAGCGGCAGCGGTTGCGATGGCTGCGCGGCCAGCGGCGGCACGGCTTCAG GAGCCTGTGACCTTCCGGGACGTGGCTGTTGACTTCACCCAGGAGGAATGGGGGCAGCTGGAGCCTGCCCAGAGGACCCTGTACCGGGATGTGATGCTGGAGACCTTTGGGCACCTTCTCTCTGTGG GTCCTGAGCTTCCCAAACCTGAAGTCATCTCCCAGCTGGAGCAAGGAGCTGAGCTCTGGGTGGTGGGGAAAGGAGTCGCCCAGGGCTGCCATCCAG gcTGGGAGCTGGCATCCACAGGCCTGGCATCACCGAAGCAGGGCCCTCCTGAAGAGGAGCTGTCCCCTGTCACAGAAAGGCAAGGGCTCCCAAGGGACACTCCTTGTCCCTCCACAACAGAGGGAGCCTGGGAGCATGAGGTCCTGGGCCAGCCCATCAGGAAAGGCCAGGACTCCTTGAGGGGATTGGAGTTCTTCCTTGAGGAAGCACCTCTTCAAAATCAAGGCACCAAAAGTCTCAAATTTGGGGAAAACTGTGTCCTTAGTTCCAACCCAGATGCATTCCCAGAGATCTCTAGGAGAGAATACTTCTGTACTTACGACTCTCAAGTTCCCAGCTCAGAGCACAGCTCGGGCTTAGTCAGTCAGCAGACCGGCTCCCCAGAAACTCAGCCCTGTGGAAGCCACAGCTGCCGCAGAACCCCTGAGCAGGCAGCTCCTGCAGCAGAGCCTCTGAGGAGCCAGGTGCAGGACAAGCCCTACAAGTGCGCCGACTGTGGGAAGGCGTTCAACCACAACGCCCACCTCACCGTGCACAAGAGGATCCACACGGGGGAGAGGCCTTACATGTGCAAGgagtgtgggaaggccttcagCCAGAACTCTTCCCTGGTCCAGCACGAGCGGATCCACACAGGGGACAAGCCCTACAAGTGTGCTGAGTGCGGGAAGTCCTTCTGCCACAGTACACACCTCACCGTCCACCGGAGAATTCACacgggagagaagccctatgagtgtCAGGACTGTGGGAGGGCCTTCAACCAGAACTCCTCCCTGGGCCGACACAAGAGGacccacacaggagagaagccgTATACCTGCAGTGTCTGTGGCAAGTCCTTCTCGCGGACCACCTGCCTTTTCCTGCACCTGCGGACCCACACAGAGGAGCGGCCCTATGAGTGCAACCACTGCGGGAAGGGCTTCAGGCACAGCTCCTCGCTGGCCCAGCACCAGCGGAAGCACGCCGGGGAGAAGCCCTACGAGTGCCAGCAGAGACTCATCTTTGAGCAGACACCAGCTTTAACGAAACATGTGTGGGCAGACACCCTGGGCTGCAGCCCACCTCTGACTCAAGAGGAGAGGACTCACCGGAGCGACAGGCCCTTCAGGTGTAATCAGTGTGGGAAGTGCTTCATTCAGAGCTCTCACCTCATCCGACATCAGATCACTCACACCAGAGACGAGGAGCCTGGGGGGCGCCCCCGGAGACGCTGTGGCCGGAGCTCACTCCGCAGGCATCAGCCCACAAAAGCAGGAGAGAGCCCTGGGGACCAGCCCAAGGCTGGGCAGCCAGCAGGCGGGGCCCTGGCCTTGTTTGACATCCATGAGATCATGCAGGAAAAAAGCCCTGTGCATGTCATTGGGGTCGGGGAGCCTTCCATGGGCGCCTCCATGTTGTTTGATATCAGAGAATCCACATAG
- the Znf8 gene encoding zinc finger protein 8 isoform X2: MPLQTWHVLLVTSGPTAHREPVTFRDVAVDFTQEEWGQLEPAQRTLYRDVMLETFGHLLSVGPELPKPEVISQLEQGAELWVVGKGVAQGCHPGWELASTGLASPKQGPPEEELSPVTERQGLPRDTPCPSTTEGAWEHEVLGQPIRKGQDSLRGLEFFLEEAPLQNQGTKSLKFGENCVLSSNPDAFPEISRREYFCTYDSQVPSSEHSSGLVSQQTGSPETQPCGSHSCRRTPEQAAPAAEPLRSQVQDKPYKCADCGKAFNHNAHLTVHKRIHTGERPYMCKECGKAFSQNSSLVQHERIHTGDKPYKCAECGKSFCHSTHLTVHRRIHTGEKPYECQDCGRAFNQNSSLGRHKRTHTGEKPYTCSVCGKSFSRTTCLFLHLRTHTEERPYECNHCGKGFRHSSSLAQHQRKHAGEKPYECQQRLIFEQTPALTKHVWADTLGCSPPLTQEERTHRSDRPFRCNQCGKCFIQSSHLIRHQITHTRDEEPGGRPRRRCGRSSLRRHQPTKAGESPGDQPKAGQPAGGALALFDIHEIMQEKSPVHVIGVGEPSMGASMLFDIREST; the protein is encoded by the exons ATGCCCCTTCAGACATGGCATGTGCTCCTTGTAACCTCTGGCCCTACTGCTCACAGG GAGCCTGTGACCTTCCGGGACGTGGCTGTTGACTTCACCCAGGAGGAATGGGGGCAGCTGGAGCCTGCCCAGAGGACCCTGTACCGGGATGTGATGCTGGAGACCTTTGGGCACCTTCTCTCTGTGG GTCCTGAGCTTCCCAAACCTGAAGTCATCTCCCAGCTGGAGCAAGGAGCTGAGCTCTGGGTGGTGGGGAAAGGAGTCGCCCAGGGCTGCCATCCAG gcTGGGAGCTGGCATCCACAGGCCTGGCATCACCGAAGCAGGGCCCTCCTGAAGAGGAGCTGTCCCCTGTCACAGAAAGGCAAGGGCTCCCAAGGGACACTCCTTGTCCCTCCACAACAGAGGGAGCCTGGGAGCATGAGGTCCTGGGCCAGCCCATCAGGAAAGGCCAGGACTCCTTGAGGGGATTGGAGTTCTTCCTTGAGGAAGCACCTCTTCAAAATCAAGGCACCAAAAGTCTCAAATTTGGGGAAAACTGTGTCCTTAGTTCCAACCCAGATGCATTCCCAGAGATCTCTAGGAGAGAATACTTCTGTACTTACGACTCTCAAGTTCCCAGCTCAGAGCACAGCTCGGGCTTAGTCAGTCAGCAGACCGGCTCCCCAGAAACTCAGCCCTGTGGAAGCCACAGCTGCCGCAGAACCCCTGAGCAGGCAGCTCCTGCAGCAGAGCCTCTGAGGAGCCAGGTGCAGGACAAGCCCTACAAGTGCGCCGACTGTGGGAAGGCGTTCAACCACAACGCCCACCTCACCGTGCACAAGAGGATCCACACGGGGGAGAGGCCTTACATGTGCAAGgagtgtgggaaggccttcagCCAGAACTCTTCCCTGGTCCAGCACGAGCGGATCCACACAGGGGACAAGCCCTACAAGTGTGCTGAGTGCGGGAAGTCCTTCTGCCACAGTACACACCTCACCGTCCACCGGAGAATTCACacgggagagaagccctatgagtgtCAGGACTGTGGGAGGGCCTTCAACCAGAACTCCTCCCTGGGCCGACACAAGAGGacccacacaggagagaagccgTATACCTGCAGTGTCTGTGGCAAGTCCTTCTCGCGGACCACCTGCCTTTTCCTGCACCTGCGGACCCACACAGAGGAGCGGCCCTATGAGTGCAACCACTGCGGGAAGGGCTTCAGGCACAGCTCCTCGCTGGCCCAGCACCAGCGGAAGCACGCCGGGGAGAAGCCCTACGAGTGCCAGCAGAGACTCATCTTTGAGCAGACACCAGCTTTAACGAAACATGTGTGGGCAGACACCCTGGGCTGCAGCCCACCTCTGACTCAAGAGGAGAGGACTCACCGGAGCGACAGGCCCTTCAGGTGTAATCAGTGTGGGAAGTGCTTCATTCAGAGCTCTCACCTCATCCGACATCAGATCACTCACACCAGAGACGAGGAGCCTGGGGGGCGCCCCCGGAGACGCTGTGGCCGGAGCTCACTCCGCAGGCATCAGCCCACAAAAGCAGGAGAGAGCCCTGGGGACCAGCCCAAGGCTGGGCAGCCAGCAGGCGGGGCCCTGGCCTTGTTTGACATCCATGAGATCATGCAGGAAAAAAGCCCTGTGCATGTCATTGGGGTCGGGGAGCCTTCCATGGGCGCCTCCATGTTGTTTGATATCAGAGAATCCACATAG
- the Znf8 gene encoding zinc finger protein 8 isoform X3, with protein MLVMFQEPVTFRDVAVDFTQEEWGQLEPAQRTLYRDVMLETFGHLLSVGPELPKPEVISQLEQGAELWVVGKGVAQGCHPGWELASTGLASPKQGPPEEELSPVTERQGLPRDTPCPSTTEGAWEHEVLGQPIRKGQDSLRGLEFFLEEAPLQNQGTKSLKFGENCVLSSNPDAFPEISRREYFCTYDSQVPSSEHSSGLVSQQTGSPETQPCGSHSCRRTPEQAAPAAEPLRSQVQDKPYKCADCGKAFNHNAHLTVHKRIHTGERPYMCKECGKAFSQNSSLVQHERIHTGDKPYKCAECGKSFCHSTHLTVHRRIHTGEKPYECQDCGRAFNQNSSLGRHKRTHTGEKPYTCSVCGKSFSRTTCLFLHLRTHTEERPYECNHCGKGFRHSSSLAQHQRKHAGEKPYECQQRLIFEQTPALTKHVWADTLGCSPPLTQEERTHRSDRPFRCNQCGKCFIQSSHLIRHQITHTRDEEPGGRPRRRCGRSSLRRHQPTKAGESPGDQPKAGQPAGGALALFDIHEIMQEKSPVHVIGVGEPSMGASMLFDIREST; from the exons ATGCTTGTGATGTTTCAGGAGCCTGTGACCTTCCGGGACGTGGCTGTTGACTTCACCCAGGAGGAATGGGGGCAGCTGGAGCCTGCCCAGAGGACCCTGTACCGGGATGTGATGCTGGAGACCTTTGGGCACCTTCTCTCTGTGG GTCCTGAGCTTCCCAAACCTGAAGTCATCTCCCAGCTGGAGCAAGGAGCTGAGCTCTGGGTGGTGGGGAAAGGAGTCGCCCAGGGCTGCCATCCAG gcTGGGAGCTGGCATCCACAGGCCTGGCATCACCGAAGCAGGGCCCTCCTGAAGAGGAGCTGTCCCCTGTCACAGAAAGGCAAGGGCTCCCAAGGGACACTCCTTGTCCCTCCACAACAGAGGGAGCCTGGGAGCATGAGGTCCTGGGCCAGCCCATCAGGAAAGGCCAGGACTCCTTGAGGGGATTGGAGTTCTTCCTTGAGGAAGCACCTCTTCAAAATCAAGGCACCAAAAGTCTCAAATTTGGGGAAAACTGTGTCCTTAGTTCCAACCCAGATGCATTCCCAGAGATCTCTAGGAGAGAATACTTCTGTACTTACGACTCTCAAGTTCCCAGCTCAGAGCACAGCTCGGGCTTAGTCAGTCAGCAGACCGGCTCCCCAGAAACTCAGCCCTGTGGAAGCCACAGCTGCCGCAGAACCCCTGAGCAGGCAGCTCCTGCAGCAGAGCCTCTGAGGAGCCAGGTGCAGGACAAGCCCTACAAGTGCGCCGACTGTGGGAAGGCGTTCAACCACAACGCCCACCTCACCGTGCACAAGAGGATCCACACGGGGGAGAGGCCTTACATGTGCAAGgagtgtgggaaggccttcagCCAGAACTCTTCCCTGGTCCAGCACGAGCGGATCCACACAGGGGACAAGCCCTACAAGTGTGCTGAGTGCGGGAAGTCCTTCTGCCACAGTACACACCTCACCGTCCACCGGAGAATTCACacgggagagaagccctatgagtgtCAGGACTGTGGGAGGGCCTTCAACCAGAACTCCTCCCTGGGCCGACACAAGAGGacccacacaggagagaagccgTATACCTGCAGTGTCTGTGGCAAGTCCTTCTCGCGGACCACCTGCCTTTTCCTGCACCTGCGGACCCACACAGAGGAGCGGCCCTATGAGTGCAACCACTGCGGGAAGGGCTTCAGGCACAGCTCCTCGCTGGCCCAGCACCAGCGGAAGCACGCCGGGGAGAAGCCCTACGAGTGCCAGCAGAGACTCATCTTTGAGCAGACACCAGCTTTAACGAAACATGTGTGGGCAGACACCCTGGGCTGCAGCCCACCTCTGACTCAAGAGGAGAGGACTCACCGGAGCGACAGGCCCTTCAGGTGTAATCAGTGTGGGAAGTGCTTCATTCAGAGCTCTCACCTCATCCGACATCAGATCACTCACACCAGAGACGAGGAGCCTGGGGGGCGCCCCCGGAGACGCTGTGGCCGGAGCTCACTCCGCAGGCATCAGCCCACAAAAGCAGGAGAGAGCCCTGGGGACCAGCCCAAGGCTGGGCAGCCAGCAGGCGGGGCCCTGGCCTTGTTTGACATCCATGAGATCATGCAGGAAAAAAGCCCTGTGCATGTCATTGGGGTCGGGGAGCCTTCCATGGGCGCCTCCATGTTGTTTGATATCAGAGAATCCACATAG
- the Znf8 gene encoding zinc finger protein 8 isoform X4 has product MLETFGHLLSVGPELPKPEVISQLEQGAELWVVGKGVAQGCHPGWELASTGLASPKQGPPEEELSPVTERQGLPRDTPCPSTTEGAWEHEVLGQPIRKGQDSLRGLEFFLEEAPLQNQGTKSLKFGENCVLSSNPDAFPEISRREYFCTYDSQVPSSEHSSGLVSQQTGSPETQPCGSHSCRRTPEQAAPAAEPLRSQVQDKPYKCADCGKAFNHNAHLTVHKRIHTGERPYMCKECGKAFSQNSSLVQHERIHTGDKPYKCAECGKSFCHSTHLTVHRRIHTGEKPYECQDCGRAFNQNSSLGRHKRTHTGEKPYTCSVCGKSFSRTTCLFLHLRTHTEERPYECNHCGKGFRHSSSLAQHQRKHAGEKPYECQQRLIFEQTPALTKHVWADTLGCSPPLTQEERTHRSDRPFRCNQCGKCFIQSSHLIRHQITHTRDEEPGGRPRRRCGRSSLRRHQPTKAGESPGDQPKAGQPAGGALALFDIHEIMQEKSPVHVIGVGEPSMGASMLFDIREST; this is encoded by the exons ATGCTGGAGACCTTTGGGCACCTTCTCTCTGTGG GTCCTGAGCTTCCCAAACCTGAAGTCATCTCCCAGCTGGAGCAAGGAGCTGAGCTCTGGGTGGTGGGGAAAGGAGTCGCCCAGGGCTGCCATCCAG gcTGGGAGCTGGCATCCACAGGCCTGGCATCACCGAAGCAGGGCCCTCCTGAAGAGGAGCTGTCCCCTGTCACAGAAAGGCAAGGGCTCCCAAGGGACACTCCTTGTCCCTCCACAACAGAGGGAGCCTGGGAGCATGAGGTCCTGGGCCAGCCCATCAGGAAAGGCCAGGACTCCTTGAGGGGATTGGAGTTCTTCCTTGAGGAAGCACCTCTTCAAAATCAAGGCACCAAAAGTCTCAAATTTGGGGAAAACTGTGTCCTTAGTTCCAACCCAGATGCATTCCCAGAGATCTCTAGGAGAGAATACTTCTGTACTTACGACTCTCAAGTTCCCAGCTCAGAGCACAGCTCGGGCTTAGTCAGTCAGCAGACCGGCTCCCCAGAAACTCAGCCCTGTGGAAGCCACAGCTGCCGCAGAACCCCTGAGCAGGCAGCTCCTGCAGCAGAGCCTCTGAGGAGCCAGGTGCAGGACAAGCCCTACAAGTGCGCCGACTGTGGGAAGGCGTTCAACCACAACGCCCACCTCACCGTGCACAAGAGGATCCACACGGGGGAGAGGCCTTACATGTGCAAGgagtgtgggaaggccttcagCCAGAACTCTTCCCTGGTCCAGCACGAGCGGATCCACACAGGGGACAAGCCCTACAAGTGTGCTGAGTGCGGGAAGTCCTTCTGCCACAGTACACACCTCACCGTCCACCGGAGAATTCACacgggagagaagccctatgagtgtCAGGACTGTGGGAGGGCCTTCAACCAGAACTCCTCCCTGGGCCGACACAAGAGGacccacacaggagagaagccgTATACCTGCAGTGTCTGTGGCAAGTCCTTCTCGCGGACCACCTGCCTTTTCCTGCACCTGCGGACCCACACAGAGGAGCGGCCCTATGAGTGCAACCACTGCGGGAAGGGCTTCAGGCACAGCTCCTCGCTGGCCCAGCACCAGCGGAAGCACGCCGGGGAGAAGCCCTACGAGTGCCAGCAGAGACTCATCTTTGAGCAGACACCAGCTTTAACGAAACATGTGTGGGCAGACACCCTGGGCTGCAGCCCACCTCTGACTCAAGAGGAGAGGACTCACCGGAGCGACAGGCCCTTCAGGTGTAATCAGTGTGGGAAGTGCTTCATTCAGAGCTCTCACCTCATCCGACATCAGATCACTCACACCAGAGACGAGGAGCCTGGGGGGCGCCCCCGGAGACGCTGTGGCCGGAGCTCACTCCGCAGGCATCAGCCCACAAAAGCAGGAGAGAGCCCTGGGGACCAGCCCAAGGCTGGGCAGCCAGCAGGCGGGGCCCTGGCCTTGTTTGACATCCATGAGATCATGCAGGAAAAAAGCCCTGTGCATGTCATTGGGGTCGGGGAGCCTTCCATGGGCGCCTCCATGTTGTTTGATATCAGAGAATCCACATAG
- the Znf8 gene encoding zinc finger protein 8 isoform X5 produces the protein MASWRWESCGVKKISLGGWELASTGLASPKQGPPEEELSPVTERQGLPRDTPCPSTTEGAWEHEVLGQPIRKGQDSLRGLEFFLEEAPLQNQGTKSLKFGENCVLSSNPDAFPEISRREYFCTYDSQVPSSEHSSGLVSQQTGSPETQPCGSHSCRRTPEQAAPAAEPLRSQVQDKPYKCADCGKAFNHNAHLTVHKRIHTGERPYMCKECGKAFSQNSSLVQHERIHTGDKPYKCAECGKSFCHSTHLTVHRRIHTGEKPYECQDCGRAFNQNSSLGRHKRTHTGEKPYTCSVCGKSFSRTTCLFLHLRTHTEERPYECNHCGKGFRHSSSLAQHQRKHAGEKPYECQQRLIFEQTPALTKHVWADTLGCSPPLTQEERTHRSDRPFRCNQCGKCFIQSSHLIRHQITHTRDEEPGGRPRRRCGRSSLRRHQPTKAGESPGDQPKAGQPAGGALALFDIHEIMQEKSPVHVIGVGEPSMGASMLFDIREST, from the exons ATGGCCTCTTGGAGGTGGGAGAGCTGTGGAGTGAAGAAGATATCCCTAGGAG gcTGGGAGCTGGCATCCACAGGCCTGGCATCACCGAAGCAGGGCCCTCCTGAAGAGGAGCTGTCCCCTGTCACAGAAAGGCAAGGGCTCCCAAGGGACACTCCTTGTCCCTCCACAACAGAGGGAGCCTGGGAGCATGAGGTCCTGGGCCAGCCCATCAGGAAAGGCCAGGACTCCTTGAGGGGATTGGAGTTCTTCCTTGAGGAAGCACCTCTTCAAAATCAAGGCACCAAAAGTCTCAAATTTGGGGAAAACTGTGTCCTTAGTTCCAACCCAGATGCATTCCCAGAGATCTCTAGGAGAGAATACTTCTGTACTTACGACTCTCAAGTTCCCAGCTCAGAGCACAGCTCGGGCTTAGTCAGTCAGCAGACCGGCTCCCCAGAAACTCAGCCCTGTGGAAGCCACAGCTGCCGCAGAACCCCTGAGCAGGCAGCTCCTGCAGCAGAGCCTCTGAGGAGCCAGGTGCAGGACAAGCCCTACAAGTGCGCCGACTGTGGGAAGGCGTTCAACCACAACGCCCACCTCACCGTGCACAAGAGGATCCACACGGGGGAGAGGCCTTACATGTGCAAGgagtgtgggaaggccttcagCCAGAACTCTTCCCTGGTCCAGCACGAGCGGATCCACACAGGGGACAAGCCCTACAAGTGTGCTGAGTGCGGGAAGTCCTTCTGCCACAGTACACACCTCACCGTCCACCGGAGAATTCACacgggagagaagccctatgagtgtCAGGACTGTGGGAGGGCCTTCAACCAGAACTCCTCCCTGGGCCGACACAAGAGGacccacacaggagagaagccgTATACCTGCAGTGTCTGTGGCAAGTCCTTCTCGCGGACCACCTGCCTTTTCCTGCACCTGCGGACCCACACAGAGGAGCGGCCCTATGAGTGCAACCACTGCGGGAAGGGCTTCAGGCACAGCTCCTCGCTGGCCCAGCACCAGCGGAAGCACGCCGGGGAGAAGCCCTACGAGTGCCAGCAGAGACTCATCTTTGAGCAGACACCAGCTTTAACGAAACATGTGTGGGCAGACACCCTGGGCTGCAGCCCACCTCTGACTCAAGAGGAGAGGACTCACCGGAGCGACAGGCCCTTCAGGTGTAATCAGTGTGGGAAGTGCTTCATTCAGAGCTCTCACCTCATCCGACATCAGATCACTCACACCAGAGACGAGGAGCCTGGGGGGCGCCCCCGGAGACGCTGTGGCCGGAGCTCACTCCGCAGGCATCAGCCCACAAAAGCAGGAGAGAGCCCTGGGGACCAGCCCAAGGCTGGGCAGCCAGCAGGCGGGGCCCTGGCCTTGTTTGACATCCATGAGATCATGCAGGAAAAAAGCCCTGTGCATGTCATTGGGGTCGGGGAGCCTTCCATGGGCGCCTCCATGTTGTTTGATATCAGAGAATCCACATAG